A genomic segment from Salvelinus alpinus chromosome 8, SLU_Salpinus.1, whole genome shotgun sequence encodes:
- the fzd8a gene encoding frizzled-8a, which translates to MECYLLGIYLLLALAILPRSSGTTAKEITCQEIAVPLCKGIGYNYTYMPNQFNHDTQDEAGLEVHQFWPLVEIQCSPDLKFFLCSMYTPICLEDYKKPLPPCRSVCERAKAGCAPLMRQYGFPWPDRMKCDSLPVQGNPEMLCMDYNRTHSTTVSPVLSKPTNYPGKTFNPNKNNKGHNRPGVPGKYKPPAPCEPQCKCLSPMVPVNTDRHHLYNRVKTGQLLNCAMPCHNPYFTQDERTFTAFWIGLWSVLCFVSTFATVATFLIDMERFKYPERPIIFLSACYMFVSIGYIVRLIAGHEKVACNREYDVEHIHYETTGPALCTVVFLLIYFFGMASSIWWVILSLTWFLAAGMKWGNEAIASYSQYFHLAAWLIPSMKSIAVLALSSVDGDSVAGICYVGNQNLDNLRGFVLAPLVIYLFIGTMFLLAGFVSLFRIRSVIKQGGTKTDKLEKLMIRIGIFTVLYTVPATIIVACYFYEQHNRQSWEITHNCSCLLEHELNKPDYAVFMLKYFMCLLVGITSGVWIWSGKTLESWRTFCTRCCWGSKGTSGSMYSDVSTGLTWRSGTASSVSCPKQMPLSQV; encoded by the coding sequence ATGGAGTGCTACCTGTTGGGGATATACCTGCTTCTCGCACTTGCTATTTTACCGAGATCCAGCGGCACCACGGCGAAGGAGATCACCTGCCAAGAGATTGCCGTGCCTCTGTGCAAGGGGATCGGCTACAACTATACCTACATGCCCAACCAGTTCAATCACGACACCCAGGACGAGGCGGGTTTGGAGGTACACCAGTTCTGGCCTCTGGTTGAAATCCAGTGCTCGCCGGACCTCAAGTTCTTTCTTTGCAGCATGTACACTCCTATTTGCCTAGAGGACTATAAGAAACCACTGCCACCGTGCCGGAGCGTCTGCGAGAGAGCGAAGGCAGGCTGCGCGCCTCTTATGAGGCAGTATGGTTTTCCCTGGCCAGACAGAATGAAATGTGACTCGCTACCGGTTCAAGGCAATCCGGAGATGTTATGCATGGACTACAATAGGACTCACTCGACCACAGTTTCACCGGTCCTTTCTAAGCCCACCAACTATCCGGGTAAGACGTTTAACCCTAATAAAAACAACAAAGGACATAATCGACCCGGTGTTCCCGGTAAATACAAACCGCCGGCTCCCTGCGAGCCGCAGTGCAAGTGTCTTTCGCCCATGGTCCCGGTAAACACTGACCGGCATCACCTCTACAACCGGGTGAAGACCGGGCAGCTTTTAAACTGCGCCATGCCCTGCCATAACCCCTATTTTACGCAAGACGAGAGAACGTTTACCGCGTTCTGGATAGGTCTGTGGTCCGTGTTATGCTTTGTGTCCACGTTCGCAACGGTTGCCACTTTTCTCATAGACATGGAGCGGTTCAAGTACCCAGAGAGACCCATTATTTTCCTCTCCGCCTGTTACATGTTTGTTTCCATCGGGTATATCGTCAGACTAATCGCTGGACACGAAAAGGTGGCCTGCAACCGGGAGTATGACGTGGAACACATTCACTATGAGACCACTGGCCCTGCACTCTGTACTGTTGTGTTTCTTTTGATTTATTTCTTCGGCATGGCCAGTTCTATCTGGTGGGTCATTCTCTCTTTGACATGGTTCCTGGCTGCTGGGATGAAATGGGGAAACGAAGCCATAGCCAGCTACTCCCAATATTTTCACCTGGCTGCTTGGCTTATCCCTAGTATGAAATCTATTGCTGTTTTGGCCCTCAGCTCTGTGGACGGGGACTCAGTGGCTGGAATCTGTTACGTTGGTAATCAAAACTTGGACAATCTGAGAGGGTTCGTGTTGGCCCCCCTGGTCATATATTTATTTATCGGCACTATGTTCCTCCTGGCCGGGTTTGTGTCCCTGTTCAGGATACGCAGCGTCATCAAACAGGGTGGCACCAAAACAGACAAGCTGGAGAAGTTGATGATAAGGATAGGGATATTCACAGTGTTGTACACCGTACCTGCCACTATTATAGTGGCCTGTTACTTCTATGAGCAGCACAACAGACAGAGTTGGGAGATAACCCACAACTGCTCCTGTTTGTTGGAGCATGAACTGAACAAGCCGGACTATGCTGTCTTCATGTTAAAGTACTTTATGTGCCTTCTGGTGGGCATCACGTCCGGCGTGTGGATATGGTCGGGGAAGACCCTGGAATCATGGAGGACCTTCTGCACGCGCTGCTGTTGGGGTAGCAAAGGCACCAGTGGCTCAATGTATAGTGACGTGAGCACAGGACTAACCTGGAGATCGGGTACCGCCAGCTCTGTATCTTGCCCAAAGCAAATGCCATTGTCACAGGTTTGA